cTAGTTAAGTTGGTTAAAATATTAGTGCGTAATAACATTGTCCCAAATTCAAGTCTTATTATTAACGTTTTTCTAAAACAATATTACACATTGACTTTATCGGTTACTTGCAATCTCGCAAGAGGTTGTGTAAATTTAGGTGGCTACTAGATGCAATATTGCATCGGCCGtgttgtaattatttataaattaatcaaaCTGTCAAGGTAAAACAGCACTGTACGCCGGTTTATGGGATATATCATGATTTTGGTGGATATTTGACAATACAAACACCCCATCACTTCAGTTACCGTGGATAGCATTGTCTCTTCTTTTTTTCAAGACTGTGTGCTTCAGTCCTAGTTTCCTTTGGTTTCTTCTGGAGTTAAAGCTAACGAGTTTACAACTAATTTATAAGTTTTATAAAATATTCTAGCATGCTTCCAGTTTGTAGATTAGTGCATGTTCGGTAGTGGTGGATCCAGCGTGATGTCACTGAGGTTAATTGACATCATTTGAATccgaaataaaattaaatattacatGTAAATGTACCCTAAATGAGTTGGTTAGTGTATTGTTTTCGACATATGTGAACAGGGATCAAAACTCAATAGGCACATTTTACTTAAATTGACATCACTTGTTTTTTTCGGGATCGCTAATCGTGTTCGGGATAATAGTTTAAGCGTTTCAACAAATTATATTCCAAGAGGTATCATAACCGCTATTATTATTAAACGGTATTTCCTCACACAACTAATTACAGAgttaaattaaagtaaaagatagattaatgaaaaatgaaaaagtaaaaaacgaTCAAATACACCCAAAAAGCAGCGATTTTTGTTATCCACATTTGTGCTTCTTAAAACCCAACCTTTGATTCTCCAAATCATACTCCATGTAGAAATTTTGTTGCTGAAAATTACCCAATATGATAGCCGGCCCTATGGGCCCACTACTTGGTGCTGCCGGGCTTGTGTCAGTGACAATAGTTAAGCACCAAGCACCCAAATCActcataaatgaaaaataattagcTAATGGCATTAACATCTTTCCCCCACCCTTAAAATGAAAAACCAATTTAGGGAATGAAACGTTAGTTACATTTTTAATATCAAAACAAAGGCCAAAACCCGATTGGGCCTCAATGTCGTTGGCCCGTTTATAATGAATGATTTGTGCTACTAACTCTTTTACAACTGGTTCGAACAATGGCCTTTCCATAAAAGTCAACGAAGTCCCCGAGTCTACAATTGTGCCCCCATCTCCATTTAGGTTTGGGGTAAGAAATTTATAGGGTAATTTTATATGCTTTTTACCTACTGTAATTTTTCTTAGACTAACATAATAATACTCATTATAAGGTGGTGTAGTCGGGTTCTTATAAAGCGGAGTGTATTCCACTTTACTTCTTGACCCTATGTAGGCGGTAGAGATCTTGTCTCCACTGCCCGAAAGAATTAGTTTACTACTTCTAGGACTCTCATCGAATTTATGAGGCAATAAACAATACGAAAACTTTCTAAGCCTGAGTTGGCTCGGGAGTGACGTAGGGGCCCGCCCAAACCCCGCAATCCCCTCAGGTTGTCGAATCGACAAAAGAGAACACCCTAATAGGAAGTCCTTAACAACAGCACCAGGCAAGTCAAGTGACTCAGATATAGCCAATCCAGAAGTGGATCCTAACCCATATTGAATCATATAGCTCGGGCAAGCCCGTCTACATTTCGACCCACAATCCGACCCACACCTAGACTCAACATTATCTGACCCCAAAACCCACCCACATTTCGGGTTCTTACACCCAATCACACGTGTAGAAGAAGATAACTTAGGCTTGAAGGTAGTGATATTAAAAGGGTCTACGTTAGAAAACGTACAATTCACGCAACCATACGATGAAGTACAAGGAACCCAAAGAAGACTACTTCCGGTGTCAAACACGAGGGGGATCGTCTGAGCTGGCGTTCCAAAGACGAGCGAGACGGTATAACCTCCATAGCTACGAGCATATAGAGAAGTACTTGTACTTCCATGTAAAATTGTAGAGGAAGTGTGATTTTTCTTGGGTTTTTTGAGATGATATGCTCTTTGAATGGAGGTTTTTACAATGTTTGATCTAATTTGCCATGGATTTGATGAAGAGTGTGGTTTAGAAAGTGGTGAGAGAGTTAGAGTTATTGTGGTTGAAGATGATGGAGAGATTATTATTAGGGAAGAGAGGCAAAGGATTAAAGAGAGGAAAATAATTGCCATGGTTGGATTTTGATTAGTTTGTGAGGATTTGTACTTGTATTATTATAAGGGAATTTAACTTCGTCACTATAAAAGTCTACCACTGTAATTAGAAGTGATTTTTTCACGAAAGTAAATACTTCTTCCACATAATTGCAACTAtgttaaatataacaaaataacatGGAAGAAGTGTTTTCTTCGTGGAACGAAGAATCACTTTTCCGCTATAATTATGCGATAAATATTGACTATATTATAAAtgcaattgatttttttatttaaaataattatagtgtaaataagtttttaaaaagtaaaacatGACTTTAGAGAAAACACTCATGGACAGATTCATTTTAAAATGAAGGCTATATAACTCCATGAAAATAACTTCTTTTAGCTCtacttataaattatttttaatttcaaaaataatactccctccgaatcaatttagttttctcattttcttatttggcaaagtctttttagttgtcccgtttctatttttgtcaatctttttttacctaaatatccttagttcacacaagtaattacgaatataccttcatataccttacttacccaattACCCTTCATtatttacccttcactacttaccctttactacttaccctttttaatggacctacaccatccttaataaccatGCTCAAGCAAATGAAAcatctaaattgattcggaggaagtataaaagaatgaataattaaatatctaaaaattatatatttcacTCGACTTCTCTTTAAATATAAATCTTTTTAAATCTTTTCAAATTGAATTTTGACTTTATCTCTATAGGTAGATATATGATTTTTGTATAATAGAATTAAAACGTTTTTGATCTAATTATTTTTGTTCGAGGATGATGAGTGAGATTTGTTTGTTTGTGTacgtttggtttggtttgcgtTGGAGGGCCCTAGACCTAAAAATCAAATCTCTTTTCGGTGGAACATGATTGCATGAGAGTTAGTAAGTTAGAAGATTTTAGTGTTCAActacaattaattatttaaggcaatattatatactttttaattagtagtacatcaaataaattacaacTTATTCACTTATTTGTTCCACTTTATATgtcctattaaatttattttaatttttttataatttatattttttctttaattttcattcatacttctatcttattttttatattattcacaTATTTCAAGATATATGATTTGTCAATGTTTCTTATTTTCTAACTCTATGATCAAATTTTCTTATGTTGATTAGAGGATGTATATGGTAAATGAGTTTTtgcaatttttattaatttactttttaacttttgattttttCAATAAACGATCAAAAAATGTATTTACTTTCAAAGTTCATACATATTCAAAGCTACTCattgtatttttattcattgatttttgcctttttaatttgccaatttttctattattagagGTCACATCAAGTTAAATAACTAAACATTTATCAAGCATCTTCTTACAAATGGTATGcatctattaaaaaataaatgctaTCAGGCTACCGGCTAATCAAAgctaacaatcaataattaataatcaataatcgaACATTCAATAAATCAATATAGAATATGGATAAAGCTTCTTGGGTTATTAGAGATGAACTTTTTAGTTAGTATAAAACGTTTTAATATGCACAAAATTGGtgtatgagacgatctcatatatCGAAAGACGTGTTTTATATTTAGGTTAAATAGTCTATCTAATATGTATTATGATCGAGAATTTCGATTTAGAGGTCGTCTTACCGAGATACattctctcacaagagtagctgacTTTCATCACATAATTTCAAAGTTGGTTAGTTTAGAatgcaaaaatttaaaatttaaggttggattcacacacacacacatatatatatatatatagagagagagagaggggaaAGGGTGTGAAAATAGGAAGAATATGAAGGAGTAGCTACCGTTGATTGATTAAGATCTAACGGTTTAAAAAAAGTTGTCTCAGCAGAAGATCTAGTAACACATGTTTATGAAGAAAGCATcacatattaatttagaaaacatcacaatttcAAGTGACACATGTTTATACAGAAAgtatcacatattaattaagaaaacatcacaatttatttttgttctGAACCGCATGCAGCATGCACCATTGATCTAAGATCTAACGGATAAAATTCCTTCCtatccttcttattttcaaaccccttcctatatatatatatatatatatatatatatatatatatatatatatatatatatatatatatatatatatatatatatatttgatttagACTAAGGGAATGAAAATAAGTAGAAAGAACTGAATTCAATTTTTTCCTTTGCAACTGCAATTTAGACAAAatctaatttttcttttctttttttatttaaagataAAGATAGgcttaaaaataagaaatacacacataaataaaaaattaaatttgtattgTTAGTGCAAAATATTGTAAATCTCACAATCTACAAATAATCCTTATTAAAAGGGACGGTAAAGCGAAGAGCCTCAAAATCATGTCATGTGTTAATGGTTGTGAACTTTTccttttaccttttttttttttttttcttatttattacaTATAGGCATTATTCTCAAGCCTACTCGAATTCGATAAGAGTCAACGGAACCGTTAAAAGGGTTGGAAACGTTTGGTCCCTAATACAATGatttgattgtattttttttgttgtttgagtTGATAATAGCTGTAATGAATATTATTGTTCGCAATAATCTTAGGGAGAAATATATGGCCCAAATGAAATACTGCTAATAAAATTAGGTccataaatgatgaaaataagcTACGTGAATGGGGGGAATCATTGTAATCTTTAGATTTGATGCATGTATATTCTTAGTCTTCTATGAGATTGTCTCActgtaaaataaatttttattatttattatattgatCAACTCAATAGAGATAGTTTCACCATAAAACCGTATcgtttaagaatttgtgaaaatacTACTCCCTATGAACCCAAGTGCTCCATTTTTTTATTGgattaagtcattttaaatgtctcatttctaatTTGGATATGTAACTTTATCCATTTACctttaataaatttaacatttttacacttttacatTTACTGATCCCTCTTTACCcctgttaaaatttaaaagcactatgctattttttttatatgtggCCACATTTAActatctaaaaaataataaaaagttaaataaaacaCCTAATATGAATAgtagaaaatattattttaattttcaaatatgaCAGACTAAATGGATTTGGACATTAGCTACTTAAGAATTTGTAaaaatactattattttttaaaaattgagttTGGACCAATTTATTAGTGCCGGCCTCATAATGAGGCCACCgcttataaacttttttttattagttagcTACTTAAGATTATGGGTTTGGACATTTAAATCCCTGCAGCTTGGTTAGAAGACCTCTATGACGTACGAGTTTGTTAGAGCCAGTTCATTTGGATCAGAACTTGAGCCGAAGCGAGCTTACGACCTGggtcaaatttaattaaatgtagAAGGATCTATTGAGTGAGTTTGTATTCCCTTATGGCCCTATTGACCAATGGCCCTATCCTTTCACATTACTATAGAGGATGACATTGGGCCTGTTTAGCAACACGAATTCTCAAAAGAGTTCGTCTACCGATGAGATTTATATCTATTAGgttgaccaatttttttgtatatttattgtttttaaatgattacctataacattaaaataattacttataatcttaaagtgatatttacaattttaaagttatcaattaaagaaataaaataattatatgagCCCGTCTCATAGAAAGAGAATCTTATACAAGATGATATAATTTAGGAAATAATTGTTGACTACTTTAAATAACTGAAAGTATTAGCTGATAAGAAAGCTATTTAACCTAAATGTTATGAATGAGTTTGTAATAAGCCAAAAGCTGATACAAAGgctaaacatatatatatatatatatatatatatatatatatatatatatatatatatatatatatatatatatatatatatatatatatatataacatatacttttgataattttttaggataatatgattgaaaatttactttgaaaatctgaaaaaataaatctaccttctttcattttttttaataattccaTTTTATAGAGTTAAGTTATGAGTacaaatattgaataaagtAGAAATGTGATGGttagaaaattaaatatttttattatcgtAAAACTAATAATTCGGCTGTTAGAAAATAATACTATTgacatttttatataattttttatttttatgaaagaTTAAACCGTCCATTGTCAAAAACTTAGGGAATATGGCTCTAAATCAAATTGCATTTTGTTGCtcgtttttaaaacttttgatTGAATATTTATTGTTGTGGGtgattaatcaataattaaatttaaaatttagtaatatttttataaacgtatagataaacaataattatattcatatatataattgGACATATGTTTGTTTTTAAAGGTTTGTGTTTTGTTTTTCGTCTACGACCTCTAAaatgtttatgtatgagacaatTCTAAATATTGCGACATATGCATTATTATAGTATCATAATCATAGTTTGATTATAATGCTTTAACAAGACAATTTATATGTAAGGTAAAAAGAGAGATCAATAATAGATCTTGCCGTGCTCTTCGACCTTGAAAACGGTTGTACAATCCAACAAGCCCTAACTCAAGAGGCGACCGTGGTGGTGAAACAAGCCGTGGCCCTAGCCAAAAAGCGGGGCCACGCGCAAGTCACCCTGCTTCATGTGGCCCATACTATGTTATCAATTTCATCAGGCCTATTTTGGGCTGCTTGTCTTCAGTCTCACCCTCACCCTCTTCAATGCCGGGCTTTAGAGCTTTGCTTTAACGTAGCCTTAAACCGCCTTCCCACTTCCACTTCAGGCCCGATGATTGGCCCGTTACTACCCAAGATCAACAACGAACTATCGCGAACGCCTTAGTTGCGGGCTTTAAACGGGCTCAGGCCCATCAAAGGTGAGGCTCGATCGAAAACCAACAATAATAACCTCTTTTAGCTGTGAAGATTGAGTTAGGGCAACTTATCATATCTATACTAGATGATCTTAGTGTTAGTAGGGTTATGAAAGAAGCCGGGTTTTCAAGCACCTTGGTGAAAGAGAAGGTTGAACAAGCTATTTCCATGGAAACAACAAAtggtaacaacaacaataacaacaacatcaaGCCAAAATATGGCAATACTATTACtattaatagaaataataacaattttgTACAGAACACTGGACTGATGAGCATGACTATAACCGATAACAATTTTGTATCTAGGTCTCAGACTATAGGGTTACTAAAAGTGGAAAAACCAAGATTGTGTGATGATCAAGGAGAAAAAAGAAATGAGGATGTTATAAGTGTAATTGAAAGTTTagtaaacaaaagaaaaagaaatagtgTTGTAGTTGGAGAGTTTGTTACAATCTAAGAAAGTATAGTTAGA
The Amaranthus tricolor cultivar Red isolate AtriRed21 chromosome 11, ASM2621246v1, whole genome shotgun sequence DNA segment above includes these coding regions:
- the LOC130827792 gene encoding probable aspartyl protease At4g16563, whose protein sequence is MAIIFLSLILCLSSLIIISPSSSTTITLTLSPLSKPHSSSNPWQIRSNIVKTSIQRAYHLKKPKKNHTSSTILHGSTSTSLYARSYGGYTVSLVFGTPAQTIPLVFDTGSSLLWVPCTSSYGCVNCTFSNVDPFNITTFKPKLSSSTRVIGCKNPKCGWVLGSDNVESRCGSDCGSKCRRACPSYMIQYGLGSTSGLAISESLDLPGAVVKDFLLGCSLLSIRQPEGIAGFGRAPTSLPSQLRLRKFSYCLLPHKFDESPRSSKLILSGSGDKISTAYIGSRSKVEYTPLYKNPTTPPYNEYYYVSLRKITVGKKHIKLPYKFLTPNLNGDGGTIVDSGTSLTFMERPLFEPVVKELVAQIIHYKRANDIEAQSGFGLCFDIKNVTNVSFPKLVFHFKGGGKMLMPLANYFSFMSDLGAWCLTIVTDTSPAAPSSGPIGPAIILGNFQQQNFYMEYDLENQRLGFKKHKCG